The following coding sequences are from one Bradyrhizobium sp. WSM471 window:
- a CDS encoding MATE family efflux transporter encodes MNGPANIADSKPHAARTLRDDRLDALLGHPVALTILRLAVPNSTVMLVQVLMGLLEVYFIAKLGLDALAGVTLVFPLLALTVAISQGATGGGIVTSVARALGRGEFAEASSYPWYAIELALPLGLATTALMYGLGPLIYRAMGGHGASLQISLQYSTVVFGGATLIWTFNLLMAAVRGTGNLRVPVVVVCSGATLLVPLSPLLIFGGFGIPALGPIGGGVALLINYALGTLAYAIYLWGHMGLLRPSPTPPRLALAPALTILKIGGVSAIIAASTNVTLTLVTAYVGSHGIAALAAYGSASRLEFLLVPISYGVGGPVGMVVSASLGAGLIERARRAAWTGAVIGAAVTATIGLIGALLARQWIGLFNDDPATIQAGVQYLHDVGPFFGFFGLGFVLYCVGQATRRLAPSLLGVLTRALIAAAGGYLLLRWNASLDLNFFAVSAGMMAFGLIPLSSLMQRVGFEADDISSKRTR; translated from the coding sequence GTGAACGGACCCGCGAATATCGCCGATTCAAAGCCGCACGCGGCGCGCACGCTGCGCGATGACCGACTTGACGCGCTGCTTGGCCATCCGGTCGCCTTAACGATCCTCCGCCTGGCGGTCCCGAATTCGACCGTGATGCTCGTCCAGGTGCTGATGGGACTTCTCGAGGTTTACTTCATCGCAAAGCTCGGGCTCGACGCTCTCGCCGGAGTGACGCTGGTCTTCCCGCTGCTCGCGCTTACCGTAGCGATCTCCCAAGGTGCGACCGGCGGTGGTATCGTCACTTCGGTGGCGCGGGCGCTAGGACGCGGCGAATTCGCCGAGGCGAGTTCCTACCCTTGGTACGCGATCGAGTTGGCGCTGCCGCTTGGATTGGCAACCACCGCATTGATGTATGGGCTGGGGCCCTTGATCTATCGTGCGATGGGCGGGCATGGCGCTTCGCTCCAGATCTCGCTGCAATATTCGACGGTGGTCTTTGGCGGAGCGACGCTGATCTGGACATTCAACTTGCTGATGGCGGCGGTGCGCGGCACCGGAAATTTGCGAGTGCCGGTCGTTGTCGTGTGCTCAGGCGCAACGCTGCTGGTACCGTTATCACCGCTTCTGATTTTCGGCGGCTTCGGCATTCCCGCGCTTGGCCCAATCGGCGGTGGCGTCGCACTGTTGATCAACTACGCTCTCGGAACACTTGCCTACGCAATCTACCTGTGGGGCCATATGGGCTTGTTGCGGCCTTCGCCAACCCCACCGCGCCTGGCGCTCGCGCCTGCCTTGACGATCCTCAAGATCGGCGGCGTCTCTGCCATCATCGCGGCGAGCACCAATGTAACGCTGACGCTTGTGACCGCTTACGTCGGCTCCCATGGTATCGCTGCTTTGGCAGCGTATGGCTCAGCCTCACGTCTAGAGTTCCTGCTTGTGCCGATCTCCTACGGTGTGGGCGGCCCGGTCGGCATGGTTGTCAGCGCCAGCCTTGGCGCCGGACTGATCGAGCGTGCGCGGCGCGCCGCCTGGACGGGCGCGGTTATAGGCGCTGCGGTGACCGCCACAATAGGACTCATTGGCGCGCTGTTAGCGCGCCAATGGATCGGCCTTTTCAACGACGACCCCGCGACCATCCAGGCGGGCGTGCAGTACCTGCACGATGTCGGCCCCTTCTTTGGGTTCTTCGGTCTCGGCTTTGTGCTGTACTGTGTAGGCCAAGCCACCCGGCGGCTCGCGCCTTCGCTGCTCGGAGTTCTGACCCGCGCGCTGATCGCTGCTGCGGGCGGTTATCTGCTGCTACGCTGGAATGCGAGTCTCGACCTGAACTTTTTCGCAGTCTCTGCTGGGATGATGGCGTTCGGGTTGATACCGCTTTCTAGTCTGATGCAGCGCGTTGGCTTCGAAGCCGATGATATCTCCAGCAAGAGAACCAGATAG
- a CDS encoding cytochrome P450, producing MRRLAMREGPMLDRSPTGIDYRPPAPEPPATRLGLIAIIRTLRRNPLECWSAEFFREPVAMIRLPFARAFLVHDPAAIKRVLLDNADNYRKDPIQRRILSSGLADGLLSVEGNRWEVQRRTLAPLFAKRTVVSFTEAMLTAAHELAEKWSRFDNGAVVDAAAEMTLLTLNVLALTIFSDGIGGDFEEFRGAMNAYFGVIGRIGALDLFGAPEFVPRPGRARLRRTMSYFERIIDEIVETRRRRLACSADTAPNDLLTLLLRALDPSTGQPMSLAEVRSNILTFLSAGHETTANSLAWSIFLLSQAPEWRMRVREEAERELSGPAAGLPDRLVVTRAVVEEALRLYPPIAALSRMSERPDRLASHEVDARSLIVIAPYVLHRHKRLWDRPDVFDPARFLQPARSEVPRFAYLPFGVGPRTCIGSSFALQEATIVLAVLMQRFDLEVLPGTRVWPLQRITLRPAHGIPLRITRGPN from the coding sequence ATGCGCCGGCTCGCGATGCGGGAAGGCCCGATGCTCGATCGCAGTCCGACCGGCATTGACTATAGACCGCCGGCTCCCGAGCCGCCGGCGACACGCCTCGGGCTGATCGCGATCATCCGGACCCTACGACGGAATCCTCTCGAATGCTGGAGCGCCGAGTTTTTCCGCGAGCCAGTCGCGATGATCAGGCTGCCCTTTGCTCGGGCGTTTCTGGTTCACGACCCTGCCGCGATCAAGCGCGTCCTTCTCGACAACGCAGACAACTACCGCAAGGACCCGATCCAGCGCCGCATCCTGTCCTCCGGCCTCGCCGACGGCCTGTTGAGCGTGGAAGGAAACCGTTGGGAGGTGCAGCGCCGGACTCTTGCGCCGCTGTTCGCGAAGCGGACCGTCGTGTCCTTCACCGAGGCGATGCTGACCGCAGCGCACGAACTCGCCGAGAAATGGAGCCGCTTCGACAACGGTGCCGTGGTCGATGCCGCCGCCGAGATGACGCTGCTGACGCTCAACGTCCTCGCGCTTACCATCTTCTCTGACGGGATCGGCGGAGACTTTGAGGAATTTCGTGGAGCCATGAATGCTTATTTCGGCGTGATCGGACGGATCGGCGCGCTCGATCTGTTCGGCGCTCCGGAATTCGTGCCGCGACCCGGGCGGGCGCGGCTGCGCCGGACGATGAGCTACTTCGAGCGCATCATCGACGAGATCGTCGAGACGCGGCGCCGGCGGCTTGCCTGCTCCGCCGACACGGCTCCGAATGATCTGCTCACACTCCTGCTGCGGGCGCTCGATCCTTCGACGGGACAGCCGATGAGTCTGGCCGAGGTGAGGTCGAACATTCTCACATTCCTCTCTGCCGGCCACGAAACGACCGCCAATTCGCTGGCGTGGTCGATTTTTCTGCTCTCGCAGGCTCCTGAGTGGCGGATGCGCGTTCGAGAGGAGGCCGAGCGCGAATTGAGCGGCCCGGCCGCGGGCCTCCCCGATCGGCTTGTGGTGACGCGGGCGGTTGTCGAAGAGGCCCTGCGGCTCTATCCCCCCATCGCCGCGCTCAGCCGAATGTCGGAACGGCCCGACCGTCTGGCATCTCATGAGGTCGACGCGCGGTCCCTGATCGTCATCGCCCCATACGTGCTGCATCGGCATAAGCGCCTATGGGACCGGCCGGACGTGTTCGATCCGGCGCGCTTCCTGCAGCCGGCAAGGAGCGAAGTGCCCCGTTTCGCCTACCTACCCTTCGGCGTGGGGCCCCGCACCTGCATCGGATCGTCCTTTGCGCTACAGGAGGCGACGATCGTGCTGGCGGTGCTGATGCAACGCTTCGATCTGGAAGTCCTGCCGGGCACCAGGGTCTGGCCGCTGCAGCGGATAACGTTGAGGCCGGCGCACGGGATTCCCCTGCGCATCACTAGAGGGCCAAACTGA
- a CDS encoding helix-turn-helix transcriptional regulator — protein MEAELIDRIYECSFVPELWPQVLRDTSKISESAGGSLFVTNPEVTAWTASKNTRDIAGRFVADGWYWRGRVMSLIHKSRHPGFLREVDLFLPGELDEEPIFRDSWRKMGLGWGAATAFALPTGETLAIVLSRTIAQGPADAATIQRLDMLRPHLARTAVMAARLHLERAQAASQALAALGLAALVLDEGGKVLAANALVEGMVNLVHWRSADRVTLKDRRADEMLTEALARIALNDNGGVRSFPVRDSVTDALMVGHVVPIRYSARDIFARSTAVFVLMPVAAPTSPPVELVMSLFDLTPAEARVARGLAAGKTVDDLAGDNGVSPNTVRVQVRGVLEKTGCQRQTDVVALLGGISPIRG, from the coding sequence ATGGAAGCTGAGCTGATCGACCGGATCTACGAGTGCAGCTTCGTGCCGGAGCTCTGGCCGCAAGTCTTACGAGACACCTCGAAAATATCCGAATCCGCTGGCGGCTCCCTGTTCGTCACCAATCCCGAAGTGACGGCCTGGACGGCTTCGAAAAACACCCGCGACATAGCTGGGCGCTTTGTCGCCGACGGCTGGTATTGGCGCGGTCGGGTTATGTCGCTCATTCATAAAAGCCGTCATCCCGGCTTCCTTCGCGAAGTTGATCTGTTTTTGCCAGGCGAACTGGATGAGGAACCGATTTTTCGCGACAGCTGGCGCAAGATGGGCCTTGGCTGGGGCGCGGCGACAGCTTTTGCGCTACCGACCGGCGAGACCCTTGCGATCGTCTTGTCTCGCACCATCGCCCAGGGGCCTGCCGACGCTGCCACCATTCAAAGGCTCGATATGCTGCGACCGCATCTCGCCCGCACGGCGGTGATGGCGGCACGCTTGCACCTCGAGCGCGCGCAGGCCGCAAGCCAGGCACTTGCGGCGCTTGGTCTAGCGGCGCTGGTGCTGGACGAGGGCGGCAAGGTTCTCGCTGCCAATGCTTTGGTCGAAGGCATGGTCAATCTCGTGCATTGGCGGTCGGCCGACCGGGTGACGCTGAAAGATCGTCGTGCCGACGAAATGCTCACGGAGGCCCTTGCGCGGATCGCGCTGAACGACAATGGCGGTGTTCGTTCGTTTCCCGTTCGGGATTCGGTCACAGATGCCTTGATGGTCGGTCACGTGGTGCCGATCCGCTATTCCGCGCGCGATATCTTCGCCCGTAGCACCGCCGTGTTCGTCCTGATGCCGGTCGCCGCGCCAACCTCGCCGCCGGTGGAGCTGGTGATGTCGCTGTTCGATCTCACGCCGGCCGAAGCCCGTGTCGCCCGGGGCCTTGCCGCCGGGAAGACGGTGGACGACCTCGCGGGCGACAACGGCGTCTCGCCGAACACTGTTCGTGTGCAAGTTCGTGGCGTGCTGGAGAAAACAGGCTGCCAGCGCCAAACCGACGTTGTCGCCTTGCTCGGCGGGATTTCCCCGATTCGCGGCTAA
- a CDS encoding DsrE family protein: protein MPDARIHIAAAMLATFAISSVYAMSSVQQPPASASSAHAMIPRKQAAVHPVKPAPHRLVIQVNQNDAAVMNLALNNATNVLDYYRKKGEEADVEIVAFGPGLHMLRKDTTPVADRIHAMTDIAFPNKVRFAACGVTREGMEKKEGKPLELLPEASMVASGVVRMMELQEKGWSYVRP from the coding sequence ATGCCTGATGCACGAATCCATATCGCCGCAGCGATGCTCGCCACATTCGCAATCAGCTCGGTATACGCCATGAGCTCGGTGCAACAGCCGCCGGCCTCTGCGAGTTCTGCCCACGCCATGATCCCGAGGAAGCAAGCAGCCGTGCACCCGGTGAAGCCGGCGCCGCACCGGCTCGTGATCCAGGTCAACCAGAACGACGCCGCCGTGATGAATCTCGCGCTCAACAACGCCACCAATGTGCTCGACTATTACCGCAAGAAGGGCGAAGAAGCCGACGTCGAGATCGTGGCGTTCGGTCCGGGATTGCACATGCTGCGCAAGGACACGACGCCCGTCGCCGATCGCATTCACGCCATGACGGACATCGCCTTCCCGAACAAGGTTCGCTTCGCCGCATGCGGCGTCACCCGGGAAGGGATGGAAAAGAAGGAAGGCAAGCCGCTCGAGCTGCTGCCGGAGGCTTCCATGGTTGCTTCGGGTGTCGTGCGCATGATGGAGCTGCAGGAGAAGGGCTGGAGCTACGTCCGGCCCTAG
- a CDS encoding TAXI family TRAP transporter solute-binding subunit yields the protein MMRKLMFVLVLSLLALPAMAQNANRTVGKSVAEPPASGPPRGSRAVRLVQPRSAEEEVRDRVNAGTVALAAGLLEGAPLRFATEISRVVNEGNKVHVLPVVTRGPTENVNDLLYLKGIDIAIINSDSLEEYRAQVPEIEKRIVHVMNLFPSELHVFARPEINSLADLAGKKVNFNTQGTAAAYSGPLIFSRLGIEVEKIFVPHPVALEQMRKGEMAAVVFVTSKPVDAFVKRKWDEGFKFLAVPWGPKLADYYVPASLTPADYPALVHAGGDIETIAVPTILVAYNWNPGTPRYDRVTAFVSELFGRLDQLREPGFDPKWKEANPGAGVPGLQRLKAAESWQDPRMANRTGRP from the coding sequence ATGATGCGCAAGCTGATGTTCGTGCTGGTCCTGTCGTTGCTCGCGCTGCCCGCTATGGCGCAGAATGCCAACAGGACGGTTGGCAAGTCGGTAGCCGAGCCGCCCGCATCCGGGCCGCCGCGCGGCAGCCGCGCCGTGCGGCTCGTTCAACCTCGGAGTGCTGAGGAAGAGGTGAGAGATCGCGTCAATGCGGGCACAGTCGCATTAGCCGCCGGTCTCCTTGAAGGCGCGCCGCTGCGCTTCGCCACCGAGATCTCACGCGTCGTCAACGAAGGCAACAAGGTGCATGTGCTTCCGGTGGTGACGCGCGGACCGACTGAGAACGTCAACGATCTGCTTTACCTAAAGGGGATCGATATCGCGATCATCAACAGCGATTCGCTCGAGGAGTATCGTGCGCAGGTGCCCGAGATCGAAAAACGCATCGTGCACGTGATGAACCTGTTTCCCTCGGAGCTGCACGTGTTTGCGCGCCCCGAGATCAACTCGCTCGCCGACCTCGCGGGCAAGAAGGTGAACTTTAACACGCAGGGCACTGCTGCTGCCTATTCGGGCCCGCTCATCTTCAGCCGCCTGGGCATCGAGGTGGAGAAGATCTTCGTGCCTCACCCGGTCGCGCTGGAGCAGATGCGCAAGGGCGAAATGGCGGCCGTGGTTTTCGTCACGTCCAAGCCGGTAGACGCGTTCGTGAAGCGCAAATGGGACGAGGGCTTCAAGTTCCTGGCTGTGCCGTGGGGTCCGAAGCTGGCGGACTATTACGTGCCCGCCTCGCTCACACCGGCCGACTATCCCGCTCTGGTTCATGCGGGGGGCGATATCGAGACGATCGCGGTGCCCACGATTCTGGTCGCCTATAACTGGAATCCGGGCACACCGCGATACGACCGCGTCACGGCCTTCGTCAGCGAGTTGTTTGGCAGGCTCGACCAGTTGCGCGAGCCCGGCTTCGACCCGAAGTGGAAGGAGGCCAATCCCGGTGCGGGCGTTCCCGGACTGCAGCGCCTGAAGGCGGCCGAGAGCTGGCAGGATCCCCGGATGGCCAATCGGACGGGACGTCCATGA
- a CDS encoding type VI secretion system-associated protein TagO encodes MRRLAAVLVASLEIAETHGQSASSTLKGLDQCFAETRMAEAACDQAGIDTSIRLGCRLKAHSAEKQCLDSLFANKDEVRQPGDTPSKPHALMPPLPPQAEPAPAPAPANRDGAPAGPSIAGGWLISETTSPRDFSPLFVAKLYALPPVIANAPEVLVLRCRNLRTELTLGANGLWRALRGGEVEVAISPGQATAPPMRWRLASDGRTASMAEDPVELVRALRVGRTSIAVADGAGRNISAIFELAGIDAVRARLASACRWTNATVESRGR; translated from the coding sequence ATGAGACGGCTCGCCGCCGTCCTGGTTGCCAGCCTTGAGATCGCGGAAACCCATGGTCAGTCCGCCTCAAGCACGCTTAAAGGTCTGGACCAGTGCTTTGCCGAAACCCGTATGGCGGAAGCCGCATGCGATCAGGCGGGCATCGACACCTCGATCCGTCTCGGATGCAGGTTGAAGGCGCACAGCGCGGAGAAACAGTGCCTCGATAGCTTGTTCGCCAACAAAGACGAGGTCAGGCAACCCGGCGATACGCCTTCCAAACCCCACGCCCTCATGCCGCCGTTGCCACCTCAGGCCGAACCGGCACCGGCACCGGCACCGGCCAATCGGGACGGCGCACCTGCGGGACCTTCAATCGCCGGGGGTTGGTTGATCAGCGAAACCACGTCTCCAAGGGACTTCTCGCCGCTTTTCGTCGCTAAATTGTATGCGCTTCCTCCGGTGATAGCCAACGCACCGGAAGTGCTCGTGCTGCGTTGCCGCAACCTGCGGACCGAGCTGACCCTCGGTGCCAATGGCCTCTGGCGCGCTTTGCGCGGAGGAGAAGTCGAGGTCGCAATCTCTCCCGGACAGGCAACGGCGCCGCCAATGCGGTGGCGATTGGCATCTGACGGTCGTACCGCCTCCATGGCAGAGGACCCGGTCGAATTGGTGCGCGCATTGCGCGTCGGAAGAACGTCTATCGCCGTAGCCGACGGTGCCGGGCGCAACATCAGTGCGATCTTCGAACTCGCCGGCATCGATGCTGTCCGCGCCAGGCTCGCAAGCGCCTGTCGCTGGACAAATGCGACCGTCGAATCCCGAGGGAGATGA
- a CDS encoding GNAT family N-acetyltransferase, translating to MQIRTGDTFDPRVIALLDHHVTAARAQTAPGSAHALDLSGLRAPDVAFWTGWDGETLVAVGALKTLSAGHGEVKSMHTLQTTRRRGFGAEMLRHIITEARARGVARLSLETGSWDYFKPAHALYRAHGFVLCGPFQGYVEDPNSLFLTLDLSASR from the coding sequence ATGCAGATCCGCACCGGCGACACCTTTGATCCGCGCGTCATCGCGCTGCTCGATCATCACGTCACGGCGGCGCGGGCGCAGACCGCGCCGGGCAGCGCCCATGCGCTCGATCTCTCCGGGCTGCGCGCGCCCGACGTCGCGTTCTGGACCGGCTGGGACGGCGAGACGCTGGTCGCCGTCGGGGCGCTGAAGACGCTGTCAGCCGGGCATGGCGAGGTGAAGTCGATGCATACGCTCCAGACCACGCGGCGACGCGGCTTTGGCGCTGAGATGCTCCGCCACATTATCACGGAAGCCCGCGCGCGCGGCGTGGCGCGGCTCAGCCTCGAAACCGGCTCGTGGGACTATTTCAAGCCGGCGCACGCGCTCTACCGGGCACATGGCTTTGTCCTCTGCGGCCCGTTCCAAGGCTATGTCGAGGATCCCAACAGCCTGTTCCTGACCCTGGATCTGTCGGCGAGCCGATAG